A portion of the Ferrimonas lipolytica genome contains these proteins:
- the infA gene encoding translation initiation factor IF-1 yields the protein MAKEDSIEMQGTVLETLPNTMFRVELENGHVVTAHISGKMRKHYIRILTGDQVTVALTPYDLTKGRIVFRAR from the coding sequence ATGGCAAAAGAAGATAGTATCGAGATGCAGGGCACTGTCCTTGAGACTCTGCCCAACACAATGTTCCGAGTGGAACTGGAGAATGGACACGTTGTTACCGCTCATATCTCTGGCAAAATGCGTAAGCACTACATCCGTATTTTGACCGGCGATCAGGTAACTGTAGCACTTACACCATACGATTTGACCAAAGGTCGCATCGTATTCCGTGCTCGTTAA
- a CDS encoding arginyltransferase — MSNLHQIRIGLSQTFPCSYIDNRNETLLLCCDPVNTSQFEQLLQVGFRRSGDQIYRPHCGNCKACKSVRVLVEQYVPSRSQRRVINRNRDIRWQTSDTVKPEYRPLYHSYISGRHSDGSMYPPSDKQFDQFLLSSQHSILFLEGWLNNRLVAVAVTDVLPDSLSATYTFYADDLNERSLGKRAIIAQIELARAIKKHYLYLGYQIDECGKMAYKTEFGPAELYKQDRWLPFSG; from the coding sequence ATGTCTAACTTGCACCAAATAAGAATTGGCTTAAGCCAAACGTTTCCATGCAGCTATATCGACAATCGAAACGAGACCCTGTTGCTGTGTTGTGACCCAGTAAACACCAGCCAATTTGAGCAACTGCTCCAAGTCGGCTTTCGACGCTCGGGCGATCAGATATATCGCCCCCACTGCGGTAACTGCAAAGCCTGCAAATCTGTTCGGGTGTTAGTTGAACAGTACGTACCAAGCCGCTCACAACGTCGAGTAATAAATAGGAACCGTGACATTCGCTGGCAAACCAGCGATACCGTCAAACCCGAGTATCGACCGCTGTACCATAGTTATATCAGTGGCCGTCATAGCGATGGTTCGATGTATCCACCGTCGGATAAACAGTTTGATCAGTTTCTGTTAAGTAGCCAGCATTCCATTCTTTTTCTCGAGGGTTGGCTTAATAATCGTTTAGTTGCTGTAGCGGTTACCGATGTACTTCCTGATAGCTTATCCGCCACCTATACTTTCTATGCTGATGATCTCAATGAACGCTCGCTAGGAAAACGAGCAATTATCGCTCAAATCGAGCTCGCTAGAGCAATAAAGAAACACTATTTATACCTTGGTTATCAAATCGATGAGTGCGGTAAAATGGCCTATAAAACTGAATTTGGCCCTGCTGAATTGTACAAGCAGGATCGTTGGTTGCCGTTCTCGGGCTAA
- the cydC gene encoding heme ABC transporter ATP-binding protein/permease CydC: protein MDELKPFLHLYRRQWRRLAFGLVFAVLTLLASIGLLSISGWFISASAVAGLVIARSADFNYLMPAGAVRGLSLGRTVFRWADRVISHDATFRLLATLRSWFFRRLGPLRTEQIKGVRQADLLNRMVADIDSLDHVYLRLITPLVAGSFTIIAVSLLVGYFAPIVGLSLGLVLTALMLILPLLFYRLGKTPGERIGDEQMMLRQHMLEYLQGHNELRVFDALGSQQSKIKQHESALIESQQTMANLTGASQGMVVLFTGWVMLAVLLLSYQVFSADNAVGPLLALIVFAVMASFEAIAPVAGAFQHLGQTQTAAKRLNEILQQPSEVTYGTQPAATSVNLTVEAVSYRYGNNPEPVLDNLSLVIGAGNKCALVGQTGCGKSTLLQLLTRELSAESGTISVNGTPLQDFSESGLRQMICVVSQQIHVFNDSLANNLRLAAPDASDDELILALQQVQLDKLLSGDGLQQWLGDGGRLLSGGEQRRLGLARAMLHPAPLLLLDEPTEGLDDDTEVAIIDQLMNHRPDRSMLYVTHKPAALAHMDQIQYMANGKLSVS from the coding sequence ATGGATGAGTTAAAACCATTTTTGCATCTCTACCGCCGACAATGGCGCCGACTGGCTTTCGGCCTAGTTTTTGCTGTACTCACATTGCTGGCATCAATCGGTCTATTGTCGATTTCAGGTTGGTTTATTAGCGCCAGCGCTGTCGCCGGTCTGGTTATCGCTCGAAGTGCTGACTTTAACTACCTTATGCCAGCTGGGGCGGTTCGTGGACTGTCCTTAGGTCGAACGGTATTCCGCTGGGCCGATCGCGTCATCAGTCACGATGCAACCTTCCGCCTGCTTGCAACACTGCGCAGCTGGTTTTTCCGGCGCCTAGGGCCACTGCGTACTGAGCAGATAAAAGGCGTGCGCCAAGCGGACCTACTTAATCGAATGGTGGCTGACATAGACAGCCTCGATCATGTCTACCTACGTCTAATAACACCATTGGTTGCCGGCAGTTTCACCATTATCGCGGTATCACTGTTAGTTGGCTATTTTGCGCCGATTGTTGGCTTGAGCCTAGGGTTAGTATTGACCGCTTTGATGCTGATTTTGCCGCTTCTGTTCTATCGCCTTGGTAAAACTCCTGGGGAGCGGATTGGTGACGAGCAGATGATGCTACGCCAGCATATGCTTGAGTATCTGCAAGGCCACAACGAGTTGCGGGTATTTGATGCGCTAGGCAGTCAGCAAAGCAAGATCAAGCAACATGAAAGCGCTCTGATTGAGTCACAACAAACGATGGCCAACTTAACTGGTGCGTCCCAAGGGATGGTCGTGCTGTTTACTGGCTGGGTTATGCTGGCCGTGTTGTTGCTGAGCTATCAAGTTTTTTCCGCGGATAACGCTGTTGGGCCGTTGTTAGCGTTAATTGTATTTGCAGTAATGGCTAGCTTTGAAGCAATTGCACCAGTTGCTGGTGCGTTTCAGCATTTAGGGCAAACACAAACCGCTGCCAAACGCCTTAACGAGATATTACAACAGCCAAGCGAAGTCACTTATGGCACGCAACCAGCAGCGACGTCAGTAAACCTGACCGTCGAAGCCGTTAGTTATCGCTATGGAAACAACCCTGAACCAGTGCTCGACAACTTATCACTGGTGATTGGCGCCGGTAATAAATGTGCCTTGGTTGGTCAAACCGGTTGTGGTAAATCAACATTGTTGCAGCTGCTTACCCGTGAACTCAGCGCTGAAAGCGGTACCATTTCGGTTAACGGTACACCGTTGCAAGATTTCAGTGAGTCGGGCCTAAGGCAGATGATTTGCGTTGTTAGTCAGCAGATCCACGTATTTAACGATTCATTGGCCAACAACTTACGCTTAGCGGCACCAGATGCTAGCGATGACGAGCTAATACTGGCCCTGCAACAGGTGCAACTGGATAAGCTATTAAGTGGTGATGGTCTGCAACAGTGGCTTGGTGATGGCGGTCGGCTGCTCTCTGGTGGTGAACAACGACGCTTAGGCTTGGCTAGAGCCATGCTCCACCCGGCGCCGTTGTTGTTACTCGACGAACCGACCGAGGGGCTCGACGACGACACTGAAGTCGCCATTATCGATCAATTGATGAATCATCGCCCTGACAGAAGCATGCTTTATGTTACTCACAAACCAGCCGCATTAGCTCATATGGATCAGATCCAGTACATGGCTAACGGCAAACTCAGTGTGAGTTAG
- the aat gene encoding leucyl/phenylalanyl-tRNA--protein transferase: MLSAVQYLDYHNYGFPNHSYALQDPDGLLAVGGDLSVQRLMDAYRKGIFPWFNPGDPILWWSPQQRAVFIPAEIHLSRSTKRVCRKFNYHFSVNTAFSEVIAACAEPRGDDQGTWISEAMIQAYQQLHHQGLAHSIEIWQEQQLVGGIYGVAVGAAFCGESMFHRSTGASKLALYLLGQHCQTLGVELIDAQIDNPHLQSLGSKILTRSQFLTKLNELKNKNIEWNHWRQHKAAIHV, encoded by the coding sequence ATGCTCAGTGCAGTCCAATACCTTGATTATCACAATTACGGCTTTCCTAACCATTCCTACGCGCTGCAAGACCCTGATGGGTTGCTAGCGGTTGGCGGTGATTTATCGGTGCAACGTTTAATGGACGCTTACCGTAAAGGGATATTCCCTTGGTTTAATCCTGGCGACCCAATTCTATGGTGGTCACCGCAACAACGAGCAGTATTCATTCCCGCAGAGATCCACCTATCCCGTTCGACCAAACGAGTTTGCCGTAAGTTCAATTATCACTTTAGTGTTAACACCGCCTTTAGTGAGGTGATAGCCGCCTGTGCGGAGCCCCGTGGTGATGACCAGGGCACTTGGATTAGTGAAGCGATGATCCAAGCCTATCAGCAGCTCCATCATCAAGGTCTGGCGCACTCCATCGAGATATGGCAAGAACAGCAGTTAGTCGGTGGGATTTACGGTGTTGCGGTTGGTGCTGCCTTTTGCGGTGAATCGATGTTCCACCGCTCCACTGGCGCATCGAAGCTAGCGCTTTACCTGCTTGGTCAACATTGTCAAACACTTGGAGTTGAGTTGATCGACGCGCAAATCGATAACCCTCACCTACAGTCGCTCGGTTCAAAAATTCTAACCAGATCGCAATTTCTAACTAAACTGAACGAGTTAAAAAACAAAAATATCGAATGGAACCATTGGCGTCAGCATAAGGCCGCGATTCATGTCTAA
- the cydD gene encoding heme ABC transporter permease/ATP-binding protein CydD, with product MDKPSEQRNLRWLRQYAYLGQRWLFLAVIAGSANAVFIVMQAWLLAALLHGLIIEQQPLSDFTTNIVVLFLLTPARALTVWAKERLGFKAGAVIRRHLREQMLQKFASLGPAYIQQRAAGSWTSMMFEQVEKVNDYYSRYIVQMRLVMIIPITIIMMILPTNWAAVAIFVTTAPLTIMFMALVGMGAADANKRNFVALSRLSGHFLDRLKGIATLRQYQRLEAEGEKMDHAADLFRQRTMEVLRMAFMSSAVLEFFASVSIALIAVYFGFSYLGELDFGHYDRGISLFSGLLVLFLAPEFFQPFRDLGTYYHAKAEAVGAADSIQQFLQTAEPDKRSLLQPEFDGKITIEAHDVVVKALDQTPLTNPLSFRVDAQSTLAIGGQTGCGKTSLMQAIMGVLPYDGSLTINGTEVHAIDPHWIMKEITWLGQSPLLIAASIADNLRLAAPEATDEQLWQALNRSHAAPFVSELPQQLNYVLDDNGAGLSVGQIQRIALARTMLKPTSLLLMDEPTASLDQHSEQLVAQSLVHFSRGRTVITISHRATQLTQADNTVIMTPREDA from the coding sequence ATGGATAAACCTTCTGAACAACGTAACCTTAGATGGTTACGCCAATACGCCTATTTAGGTCAGCGGTGGTTATTTCTCGCTGTAATAGCGGGTTCCGCAAACGCGGTATTTATTGTGATGCAAGCGTGGCTCCTCGCCGCCCTGCTTCATGGGCTTATTATCGAGCAACAACCGCTTAGCGACTTCACCACGAATATTGTAGTGTTATTTTTGCTCACCCCTGCCCGCGCGCTCACTGTGTGGGCCAAGGAGCGACTTGGCTTTAAGGCCGGCGCCGTGATCCGTCGCCACTTGCGGGAACAGATGCTGCAAAAATTTGCCTCTCTTGGCCCAGCCTATATTCAACAGCGCGCGGCAGGCAGCTGGACCAGCATGATGTTTGAGCAGGTAGAGAAGGTTAACGATTATTACAGCCGCTATATCGTGCAGATGCGACTGGTGATGATCATCCCTATCACCATCATTATGATGATCCTGCCGACCAACTGGGCCGCGGTGGCAATCTTTGTGACCACCGCACCATTAACCATAATGTTTATGGCCCTAGTAGGCATGGGGGCGGCCGATGCCAATAAACGCAACTTTGTGGCGTTGTCGCGCTTATCAGGCCATTTTCTTGATCGCTTGAAGGGCATTGCAACCCTGCGCCAATACCAACGCCTTGAAGCGGAAGGCGAAAAGATGGACCACGCTGCGGATCTATTTCGACAGCGCACCATGGAAGTGCTGCGCATGGCCTTTATGTCCTCGGCAGTGCTCGAATTTTTCGCCTCAGTATCGATTGCGCTGATTGCGGTTTACTTCGGTTTTAGCTACCTCGGTGAACTAGACTTCGGTCACTATGATCGTGGTATTAGTTTATTCAGCGGCTTGTTGGTGCTGTTTTTAGCGCCAGAGTTCTTCCAGCCATTCCGCGACTTAGGCACCTATTACCATGCCAAGGCCGAAGCCGTTGGTGCTGCCGATTCCATTCAACAGTTTTTACAAACCGCTGAGCCGGATAAAAGGTCGCTGTTACAACCCGAGTTTGACGGCAAGATAACTATTGAAGCTCATGATGTCGTGGTTAAGGCGCTTGACCAAACTCCATTAACCAATCCGCTGTCGTTTCGCGTTGATGCCCAGAGCACCCTTGCTATTGGTGGTCAAACTGGCTGTGGCAAAACCTCATTAATGCAGGCCATTATGGGGGTCTTACCCTATGACGGCAGCCTGACCATCAACGGCACTGAAGTTCACGCCATTGATCCGCATTGGATTATGAAAGAGATCACTTGGTTAGGGCAAAGCCCGCTGCTGATCGCGGCCTCAATCGCCGACAACCTCCGCTTAGCCGCGCCAGAAGCGACAGATGAGCAATTATGGCAGGCGTTGAATCGTTCACACGCCGCACCGTTTGTAAGCGAATTACCGCAGCAACTGAACTACGTACTCGATGACAATGGTGCTGGCCTTTCGGTTGGTCAGATCCAACGAATTGCATTAGCCCGCACCATGCTGAAGCCAACATCGCTATTACTGATGGACGAGCCAACAGCCAGCCTTGATCAACACAGCGAGCAGCTAGTGGCACAGAGCTTAGTTCACTTTAGCCGAGGCCGAACAGTTATAACCATCAGCCACCGCGCGACTCAATTAACCCAAGCCGATAATACGGTAATCATGACGCCAAGAGAGGATGCGTAG
- a CDS encoding glycine zipper 2TM domain-containing protein, with the protein MTYVIRSIVLISALLSGFVSAGYQRNQAVPVEKVSYGEVVSVRQITTQELQNDQYSGWKTFGGALLGGLIGNQFGDGSGRDVATVLGAIAGGGMARNRNPSSYYVEQQLLEMMIRLEEDGSQVMVVQDVDRNMTFQAGSTVRVVYLRGGYVRVDKAM; encoded by the coding sequence ATGACATATGTAATTCGCTCGATAGTATTAATTAGCGCATTGTTGAGCGGCTTTGTTAGTGCCGGTTATCAACGCAATCAAGCGGTGCCGGTTGAAAAGGTAAGTTACGGTGAAGTGGTATCGGTGCGGCAAATCACCACTCAAGAGCTACAGAACGACCAATACAGTGGCTGGAAAACCTTCGGCGGGGCATTGCTTGGTGGGCTCATCGGAAATCAATTTGGAGACGGATCCGGACGGGATGTAGCAACAGTATTAGGCGCAATTGCTGGTGGTGGTATGGCTCGAAACCGTAATCCTTCCAGTTATTACGTTGAACAGCAGCTGCTTGAGATGATGATCCGTCTTGAAGAGGACGGCAGTCAAGTTATGGTGGTACAGGACGTAGACCGTAACATGACTTTCCAAGCAGGTAGCACGGTCCGTGTGGTCTACCTGCGAGGTGGGTATGTGCGTGTTGATAAAGCGATGTAG
- the nikR gene encoding nickel-responsive transcriptional regulator NikR, which produces MSTERITMSLDSDLLVELDRLAAEDGYKNRSELFRDMIRHQIRERMLAAEPATDCVATLSYVFDTRKRTLATRLMDNLNQYHHLVRANTLVCVDEHFRMESIALRGRADQLQHFANIQLSESGVLNGCLHLVPFVANETC; this is translated from the coding sequence ATGAGTACCGAACGTATCACCATGTCATTGGATAGCGACCTATTGGTTGAGCTTGACCGATTGGCCGCCGAGGATGGCTATAAAAACCGCAGTGAATTGTTTCGGGACATGATTCGTCATCAGATCCGTGAACGTATGCTGGCGGCTGAGCCAGCAACGGATTGCGTTGCTACGCTAAGCTACGTGTTTGACACCCGTAAACGAACGCTTGCTACACGGTTGATGGACAACCTCAATCAGTATCATCATCTGGTACGAGCTAATACATTAGTTTGCGTTGATGAGCACTTTCGGATGGAGTCGATAGCATTGCGTGGACGCGCCGATCAATTGCAGCACTTTGCCAACATTCAATTGAGTGAAAGTGGTGTGCTAAATGGCTGCTTGCACCTAGTGCCGTTTGTCGCCAATGAAACCTGTTAA